In Corythoichthys intestinalis isolate RoL2023-P3 chromosome 11, ASM3026506v1, whole genome shotgun sequence, a single genomic region encodes these proteins:
- the tbx22 gene encoding T-box transcription factor TBX22 — protein MQGLSSKAHAFSVEALVGKPSKRMKVAEEYQSSSPGHTDTDTTIFAGKSEINVSLSGSADRLQMKKVDLQKTGAEKKPNDNSPDRELRVELQGSELWKRFFEIGTEMIITKAGRRMFPSVRVKVRNLDPCQQYYIAMDVMPVDSKRYRYVYHSSQWMVAGNTDHSCISPRLYVHADSPCAGETWMRQVISFDRVKLTNNEMDDKGHIILQSMHKYKPRVHIIRHDPRMDLSQIQSLPAEGVFSFSFPETEFTTVTAYQNQQITKLKIDRNPFAKGFRDPGRNRGVLDGLLESYPWRSPLSLDFKPFAVQFQGSLGSPTSNASSLKSLLPLTSSSSLLSLSTISCQDATLQTLALPFYGKSSGSPTLPGRAFSSLGADRLRGLPPISPLTDSPLFSMVHGKKIPNCHDPGLSRSSPPCLIPLPNPLSPQGSTLLPHLSENAAPYCFYRYRFPLNTQLSTVTRHSKLAEDNTEALLRQSSWSLATNHHL, from the exons ATGCAAGGTCTTAGCTCCAAGGCGCACGCTTTTTCAGTCGAAGCGCTTGTGGGGAAACCCAGCAAGAGGATGAAAGTGGCAGAGGAATATCAGTCAAGTTCACCTGGTCACACTGACACTGACACAACCATCTTTGCTGG aaaaagcgaAATTAATGTTTCGCTTTCAGGTTCAGCGGACCGACTGCAAATGAAGAAAGTGGATTTGCAGAAAACGGGTGCCGAAAAAAAGCCCAATGACAACAGTCCTGATAGAGAACTCCGTGTGGAGTTGCAGGGCTCTGAACTCTGGAAGAGATTCTTCGAGATTGGAACCGAAATGATCATCACCAAAGCTGGGAG GAGAATGTTTCCCTCCGTTCGCGTCAAAGTGCGGAATCTGGACCCATGCCAGCAATATTACATCGCGATGGACGTCATGCCCGTAGACTCAAAACGTTACAG GTATGTTTACCACAGCTCCCAGTGGATGGTGGCAGGAAACACAGACCATTCGTGCATCTCACCCAGGCTCTACGTGCACGCAGACTCGCCGTGCGCAGGAGAGACATGGATGCGTCAGGTCATCAGCTTTGACAGAGTTAAACTCACCAACAACGAGATGGACGACAAGGGACAT ATAATTCTACAGTCCATGCATAAGTATAAGCCACGCGTGCACATCATCCGGCACGACCCTAGGATGGACTTGTCCCAGATCCAGTCGCTGCCTGCTGAGGGAGTGTTCAGCTTCTCTTTCCCAGAAACCGAGTTCACCACCGTCACAGCCTATCAGAATCAACAG ATCACAAAACTGAAGATCGACAGGAACCCGTTTGCCAAGGGCTTCAGGGATCCGGGAAGGAATAG GGGAGTGTTGGATGGTTTACTGGAGTCTTATCCTTGGAGATCGCCGCTCAGCTTGGATTTCAAGCCATTTGCCGTACAGTTTCAAG GGAGCCTGGGGTCCCCAACCAGCAATGCTTCCTCTCTGAAGAGTCTCCTGCCTCTGACATCTTCATCGTCCCTTCTTTCATTATCTACGATCTCCTGCCAGGACGCTACTCTTCAAACTCTTGCACttcctttttatggaaaatcttCAGGCAGCCCCACATTGCCGGGCAGAGCTTTCTCCTCACTAGGAGCAGACAGACTCAGAGGCCTGCCACCAATTTCTCCACTAACGGACTCCCCGCTCTTCTCTATGGTCCACGGAAAGAAAATTCCCAATTGTCATGACCCGGGTCTTTCTCGATCGAGCCCTCCATGCTTGATTCCCCTCCCTAACCCTCTCAGCCCTCAAGGATCCACTTTACTGCCTCATCTTTCAGAAAATGCTGCCCCATATTGTTTTTACCGCTATAGGTTCCCCCTAAACACTCAGCTCTCAACTGTTACCCGACACAGCAAACTGGCTGAGGACAACACAGAGGCTCTACTGCGACAATCTTCATGGAGTCTGGCTACCAACCACCATCTCTGA